One window of the Lusitaniella coriacea LEGE 07157 genome contains the following:
- a CDS encoding AEC family transporter: MTVLLPAIAPVALIVLLGFIAARRLSWESKTLSQLVVYILSPALIVNSLYRTTLSSQSTVGLFLGFAIASLLLYLIVWLLGKLLRLQPILQKTLMATTLCSNAGNLGLPLNTFIYGEAGLERAVVYLIIAAVFVFTAIPPILRGDSLKSSFKLIFKLPLIWSIALGLILRALAVQLPPTLDKGLQQLGMAAIPVALILLGIQLANTPLRIGVYELCASGLRLLVAPLITFGVGRALQLEGLDLQVLVLQSAMPVAVNSVVLVAEFGGDPSLVARTVVVSTLSSFLTLPLVLWFSGRV, encoded by the coding sequence ATGACGGTTTTATTGCCCGCGATCGCGCCCGTTGCGCTTATTGTGTTGTTGGGGTTCATTGCCGCCCGTCGCTTGTCCTGGGAGTCGAAAACCCTCTCTCAGCTTGTCGTTTATATCCTCTCCCCCGCACTCATTGTCAATAGTTTGTACCGCACGACACTTTCTAGTCAAAGTACGGTGGGATTGTTTTTGGGTTTCGCGATCGCGTCGCTACTTCTCTACCTGATCGTTTGGCTGCTGGGGAAACTCCTTCGATTGCAACCCATTCTCCAAAAAACGTTGATGGCAACCACCCTCTGTTCCAATGCAGGGAATTTGGGTTTGCCTCTAAACACCTTCATCTATGGAGAAGCGGGACTCGAACGAGCAGTGGTCTATCTCATTATTGCGGCGGTTTTCGTCTTCACTGCCATCCCCCCTATTCTCCGAGGCGATAGCCTCAAATCCAGTTTCAAATTAATCTTCAAACTTCCCCTCATCTGGTCGATTGCCCTGGGATTAATTCTGCGCGCTCTTGCCGTCCAATTGCCCCCCACCCTTGACAAAGGACTGCAACAGTTGGGCATGGCTGCCATCCCCGTAGCATTGATTCTCCTGGGCATCCAACTGGCAAATACGCCCCTACGGATAGGCGTTTACGAACTTTGCGCGTCGGGGTTGCGCCTGCTGGTTGCGCCTTTAATCACCTTTGGAGTTGGACGCGCGTTGCAATTGGAGGGTTTGGATTTGCAGGTTTTGGTGTTGCAAAGTGCGATGCCTGTTGCAGTCAATTCGGTGGTTTTAGTGGCTGAATTTGGCGGCGATCCTTCTCTGGTTGCACGCACGGTTGTTGTCTCTACCCTGTCGAGTTTTTTGACGTTGCCGTTGGTGTTGTGGTTCTCCGGGAGAGTTTGA
- a CDS encoding cobalt-precorrin-8X methylmutase — MTELDHPITHQSFAIIDRELGELPLNEKEFAIARRVIHATADFEFASLLHFSPGSIESAIAALQNSCPIVTDVNMVKHGIAGMVAKTFNNPLFAAIDFAAEPLPGKTRTETGLLRCWERYPQAVYAIGNAPTALLALCKCCATAPVPPALVVGAPVGFVSVIESKKALAQLPVAQIRVEGRKGGSPVAAAIVNALLVLAWNDLNPKL; from the coding sequence ATGACTGAATTAGACCATCCCATCACCCATCAAAGTTTTGCCATTATCGATCGCGAACTGGGGGAACTTCCCTTAAATGAAAAGGAGTTCGCGATCGCGCGCCGCGTCATTCACGCCACGGCAGACTTTGAGTTCGCCTCCTTGCTGCATTTTAGTCCGGGTTCGATTGAGTCCGCGATCGCGGCACTGCAAAATTCCTGTCCCATTGTCACCGATGTGAATATGGTCAAACATGGGATTGCGGGGATGGTTGCCAAAACCTTTAATAATCCCCTTTTTGCCGCGATTGATTTTGCTGCCGAACCCCTACCGGGAAAAACCCGCACCGAAACGGGATTGCTCCGATGTTGGGAACGCTATCCCCAGGCAGTTTACGCGATCGGCAATGCCCCCACCGCTCTCCTCGCTCTTTGCAAGTGTTGTGCCACCGCACCCGTCCCCCCGGCATTGGTTGTCGGCGCGCCTGTGGGGTTTGTTTCGGTGATTGAGTCAAAAAAAGCCCTTGCCCAACTTCCCGTAGCTCAAATTCGCGTAGAAGGACGAAAAGGCGGTTCTCCCGTTGCCGCAGCCATCGTTAATGCCCTACTCGTTCTTGCTTGGAACGACCTTAATCCCAAACTCTAA
- a CDS encoding DUF1868 domain-containing protein, translating into MDDTYQAYFNRVARLTLSAAHRSQLQSIQTSPKFKGGQASPFPGYSVTTPPWDKHPGNAELAQKLVQVQQQLCQELDEGLMVPVSPESFHLTLADLIWGDIYEDAVQENPEFEEQLRDLIAECFQQCEPVVSQGSPIAMQVLGLILRPRAVMVSLVPQSEEGYQRIVQLRRAIYQNSGLMALRIEQQYNFTAHITLGYFGEISPDLDRDRATQILGDISAQWFDDDLPTLTIEQAQLCKFDDMNHFYRKPDFPILTF; encoded by the coding sequence TTGGACGATACTTATCAAGCGTATTTCAATCGCGTGGCGCGGCTGACGCTCAGTGCCGCTCATCGCTCTCAACTTCAAAGCATTCAAACCTCTCCCAAGTTTAAAGGGGGTCAAGCTTCTCCGTTTCCAGGGTATAGCGTTACGACTCCTCCCTGGGACAAGCATCCGGGAAATGCAGAACTCGCTCAAAAGTTAGTGCAGGTACAGCAACAATTGTGTCAGGAGTTGGATGAGGGATTGATGGTTCCGGTGAGTCCGGAGAGTTTTCACCTGACGCTGGCGGATTTGATTTGGGGAGATATTTATGAGGATGCAGTTCAAGAGAATCCAGAATTTGAGGAACAGTTGCGCGATCTGATTGCCGAATGTTTCCAGCAGTGCGAACCCGTGGTCTCTCAGGGAAGTCCGATCGCGATGCAGGTTCTGGGATTGATCCTTAGACCTCGTGCGGTGATGGTGAGTTTGGTTCCTCAATCGGAAGAGGGATATCAGCGCATCGTCCAATTGCGTCGCGCTATTTATCAAAATTCGGGGTTAATGGCGTTGAGAATCGAGCAGCAGTATAATTTCACGGCACATATTACCTTGGGGTATTTTGGTGAAATCTCGCCGGATTTGGATCGCGATCGCGCAACTCAAATTTTAGGCGATATTAGCGCTCAATGGTTCGACGACGACTTACCCACCCTAACCATCGAACAAGCGCAATTGTGTAAGTTCGATGACATGAATCATTTTTATCGGAAACCCGATTTCCCGATTTTGACGTTTTGA
- a CDS encoding YcjF family protein — MSLPRLIALILGIGVIFGMMLWLVNSLYRLYIQIAFTTPFLANLLLFALIVLLGLTIAAFLYYFNLFSYKGSRKSRKQRRLVAKIPEQKTEVAQETLKAVQKQAVQIQDRVSQEALLTRSREIAANLARGELRVVVFGTGSAGKTSLVNGLIGEMVGEVGAPMGTTQVGETYVMKLKGLTREILITDTPGILEAGVAGTERETLARKLATEADLLLFVVDNDLRSSEYNPLRMLAEIGKRSLLIFNKTDLYDSRDRETILARLRSRTQGFIAASDVAAVSANPQPTRLETGDIVYPEPDILPLIKRLAAVLRAEGEDLVADNILLQSQRLGAEARRLIDKQRRRQADKIIDRYQWIGAGVIAVTPVPVVDILATAAVNAQMVVEIGKIYGVELDVASGRELALSLGKTLVSLGVVKGAVQLLSTALQFHVATYLVGKAIQGVTAAYLTRIAGKSFIEYFRHDQDWGDGGIAEVVQQQFRLVQKDEFMKAFVKDAIARVVEPLKSTWEPPQEMEAELEPIPEENDDWETPQHRSVSEDW, encoded by the coding sequence ATGTCCTTACCTCGCTTGATCGCTTTAATTCTCGGCATTGGTGTCATTTTTGGAATGATGCTGTGGCTGGTGAATTCTTTGTATCGGCTGTACATTCAAATTGCCTTTACTACGCCATTCCTCGCGAATTTGCTGCTTTTTGCGCTGATTGTTTTGTTGGGATTAACGATCGCGGCATTTTTATATTACTTCAATCTTTTTTCCTATAAAGGGTCGCGCAAAAGCCGGAAACAGCGTCGCCTCGTTGCTAAAATCCCCGAACAAAAAACCGAAGTTGCTCAAGAAACTCTCAAGGCGGTTCAGAAACAAGCGGTACAAATTCAAGATCGGGTGAGTCAGGAAGCGTTGTTGACGCGATCGCGCGAAATTGCGGCAAATCTGGCGCGAGGGGAGTTGCGAGTCGTGGTTTTTGGCACGGGATCGGCGGGAAAAACCTCCCTGGTGAACGGTTTAATCGGGGAAATGGTGGGGGAAGTGGGCGCGCCAATGGGGACGACGCAGGTGGGCGAAACCTACGTGATGAAATTGAAGGGCTTAACGCGAGAGATTTTGATTACCGATACGCCGGGAATCTTAGAAGCGGGGGTTGCGGGAACCGAACGGGAAACCCTAGCGCGAAAACTGGCAACGGAAGCGGATTTATTATTATTTGTGGTGGATAATGACCTGCGTTCCTCGGAATACAACCCCTTGCGAATGCTAGCAGAGATTGGCAAACGCTCGCTCCTAATTTTCAATAAAACCGATTTGTACGACTCGCGCGATCGCGAAACGATTTTAGCCCGCCTGCGATCGCGCACCCAAGGCTTTATCGCCGCCTCCGATGTCGCCGCTGTCAGCGCCAACCCCCAACCCACGCGCCTGGAAACGGGAGATATTGTTTACCCCGAACCGGATATTTTGCCCCTGATCAAGCGTCTCGCTGCCGTTCTCCGCGCCGAAGGAGAAGATTTGGTTGCTGATAACATTTTGCTGCAATCTCAACGCCTGGGCGCAGAAGCCCGCCGCCTAATCGATAAACAGCGACGGCGACAAGCCGATAAAATCATCGATCGCTATCAGTGGATTGGCGCGGGAGTTATTGCCGTGACCCCGGTTCCTGTCGTCGATATTCTGGCAACAGCGGCAGTAAACGCGCAAATGGTCGTAGAAATCGGCAAAATTTATGGTGTTGAACTCGATGTGGCAAGCGGGCGCGAACTTGCCCTCTCTCTCGGCAAAACCCTGGTCAGTTTGGGTGTAGTTAAGGGCGCAGTTCAATTGCTCTCCACCGCACTCCAATTCCACGTCGCCACCTATTTAGTTGGGAAAGCCATTCAGGGGGTTACCGCAGCTTATTTAACCCGCATCGCCGGGAAAAGTTTTATTGAATATTTCCGCCACGATCAAGATTGGGGAGATGGAGGGATTGCAGAGGTGGTGCAGCAACAGTTTCGCTTGGTGCAAAAAGACGAATTTATGAAAGCCTTTGTTAAGGACGCGATCGCGCGCGTCGTCGAACCTTTAAAATCCACCTGGGAACCTCCCCAAGAAATGGAAGCAGAATTAGAACCCATTCCCGAAGAAAATGATGATTGGGAAACGCCTCAACATCGTTCGGTTTCAGAAGATTGGTAA
- the holA gene encoding DNA polymerase III subunit delta codes for MPIYLFWGEDDFAMNQEIVKLREDILDPNWFQFNYHKISGDRPEDIQEALNQAMTPVFGSGGRLVWLENCSICQQCSEELLSELKRTLPNLPASSTLLLSAKKKPDGRNKATKLLQKLATLREFSPISPWKTDALVTRVEQTAKTMGVKLTRQATTLLAESVGNNTRQLWNELEKLQLWSGGSPKPIDETIVSRLVVVNTQNSLQLAAAIRTGDSARALELVADLLQRNEPPLKIVATLIGQFRTWLTIRLLVDSGEKDDRAIAKASEVGNPKRIYFLRKEIQPLNAQQLLATLPLLLALEVSLKRGAEPFATLQTHILQLCQICRSRDRQHFKTNSP; via the coding sequence ATGCCAATTTACCTTTTCTGGGGAGAAGATGACTTCGCAATGAACCAAGAAATTGTTAAGTTGCGCGAGGACATTCTTGACCCCAACTGGTTCCAGTTTAACTATCACAAAATTTCTGGGGATCGCCCAGAGGATATACAAGAGGCGCTCAATCAAGCCATGACCCCAGTTTTTGGCAGTGGCGGGCGATTGGTTTGGCTGGAGAATTGCTCGATTTGCCAGCAATGTTCTGAAGAACTGCTCTCGGAATTAAAGCGAACCCTTCCCAATCTCCCCGCTTCTTCAACTCTCCTACTGAGTGCGAAGAAAAAACCCGACGGACGCAATAAAGCCACCAAATTACTGCAAAAACTCGCCACGCTGCGAGAATTTTCCCCAATTTCCCCTTGGAAAACCGATGCGCTTGTTACTCGCGTCGAGCAAACCGCCAAAACAATGGGAGTCAAACTAACGCGCCAAGCCACAACGCTCCTGGCTGAGTCTGTGGGGAACAATACGCGGCAATTGTGGAACGAACTGGAAAAACTGCAACTTTGGAGCGGTGGCAGCCCCAAACCCATTGATGAGACGATTGTTTCTCGCTTAGTGGTGGTGAATACCCAGAATAGCTTGCAACTGGCGGCGGCGATTCGCACCGGGGACAGCGCGCGCGCTTTGGAATTGGTGGCAGATTTATTGCAGCGCAACGAACCCCCCCTAAAAATTGTCGCGACTCTCATTGGGCAATTTCGCACCTGGCTGACGATTCGCTTGCTTGTGGATTCTGGGGAAAAAGACGATCGCGCGATCGCGAAAGCCTCAGAAGTGGGCAACCCCAAGCGCATCTATTTTCTCCGCAAAGAAATCCAACCTCTCAACGCCCAACAACTCCTTGCTACACTCCCCCTGTTACTCGCCCTAGAAGTGAGCCTCAAACGTGGAGCAGAACCCTTCGCCACCCTACAAACGCATATCCTGCAATTGTGTCAAATTTGCCGATCGCGCGATCGACAGCATTTTAAAACGAATTCCCCATGA
- a CDS encoding SLBB domain-containing protein — protein sequence MKPRSNNRAKKQQMQRATQWCCWILASGFPLLQILPALAVPSNRPGIPTLAPNAAPNAPTTPYTPDAPYTLGAGDRVKVDIFDVPEYSGEYPVLIDGTLNLPILGSVEVADLTLTQATERISRAYAPFIVRPLVTLSLIAPRPVQIAVSGEVNRPGTYTVVLEQGRQFPTVTEAIDLAQGFTRSADLRQVQVRRFYQGQVQIFSVDLRDVLVNGNPSQDLVLRDGDTVLLSSTTDISPAEIRQWGDASFAPDEIKPIQVAIVGEVTRAGSYVLEGTSSSNPPTVTQAIEQAGGIKPLADIRNINVRRPTKTGVPQLIEVDLWALLQAGDLSEDLILQAGDTIEIPRASSLAPAEATALASASFAPDIIKVNVVGEVVQPGSVDLQPNAPLNQALLAAGGFNNRAAQGTVELVRLNPDGTVSKQDIDVDLSKGISAENNPSLRSNDVVIVRRSSITAFSDTLGLILEPITRAFTVLSLPFSFLRIFGVGN from the coding sequence ATGAAGCCTCGGTCAAACAATCGCGCTAAAAAACAACAAATGCAAAGGGCGACTCAATGGTGCTGCTGGATTTTGGCAAGCGGATTTCCCCTTTTGCAAATCCTGCCCGCGCTGGCAGTTCCCAGCAATCGTCCGGGAATTCCCACCCTTGCACCCAATGCCGCGCCCAATGCGCCCACAACGCCCTATACCCCCGATGCCCCCTACACGTTAGGGGCGGGCGATCGCGTGAAGGTGGATATTTTTGACGTTCCCGAATATAGCGGCGAATATCCCGTCCTCATTGACGGCACGCTCAACCTTCCCATTCTGGGCAGCGTCGAGGTGGCAGACCTCACCCTCACCCAAGCCACAGAACGAATTTCTCGCGCCTACGCGCCCTTCATCGTGCGCCCCCTGGTCACCCTCAGTTTAATCGCGCCCCGCCCCGTTCAAATCGCCGTCTCCGGCGAAGTCAATCGTCCGGGAACCTATACCGTCGTTCTCGAACAAGGACGGCAATTTCCCACCGTCACCGAAGCGATCGATTTAGCCCAAGGGTTCACCCGTTCGGCAGATTTGCGTCAGGTGCAAGTGCGCCGCTTTTATCAGGGTCAAGTGCAAATTTTCAGCGTCGATTTGAGAGACGTATTGGTGAATGGCAATCCCAGCCAAGATTTAGTTCTGCGCGATGGCGATACGGTTTTACTGTCCAGTACCACCGACATTAGCCCTGCTGAGATTCGACAGTGGGGGGATGCGAGTTTTGCTCCCGACGAGATTAAGCCCATTCAAGTGGCGATTGTAGGAGAAGTGACCCGTGCGGGCAGCTATGTCCTAGAAGGAACGAGTTCTAGTAACCCCCCCACCGTCACCCAAGCCATCGAACAAGCCGGGGGCATTAAACCCCTCGCCGACATCCGCAACATTAACGTTCGCCGTCCCACCAAAACCGGCGTGCCGCAACTGATTGAGGTCGATTTATGGGCGCTGCTGCAAGCGGGGGATTTATCAGAGGATTTGATTTTACAAGCGGGAGATACCATTGAAATTCCCCGTGCGAGTTCGCTTGCTCCCGCCGAAGCAACCGCGTTAGCCTCTGCCAGTTTTGCCCCCGATATAATTAAGGTCAACGTGGTTGGGGAGGTGGTTCAGCCCGGTTCAGTGGATTTGCAACCCAATGCTCCTCTCAATCAAGCCCTACTCGCGGCGGGAGGATTCAATAATCGCGCTGCTCAGGGAACGGTGGAACTGGTGCGCCTCAATCCCGATGGAACGGTTTCTAAGCAGGATATCGATGTGGATTTGAGCAAGGGAATTAGCGCGGAGAATAATCCCAGTTTGCGCAGCAATGATGTAGTTATCGTTCGCCGTTCGAGCATCACGGCTTTTTCAGATACGCTGGGATTAATTTTGGAGCCGATTACCAGGGCGTTCACCGTACTGAGCTTACCTTTCAGTTTCTTGAGGATTTTTGGCGTTGGCAATTAG
- a CDS encoding DUF4168 domain-containing protein, whose protein sequence is MLTLKYSVPVWDKILVRCLMIGTLATTSVLSGVVPTISSQSPGLTFQNAAHAVDVNPQELLNYAKALLAIEPLRQSTYNDIKRILGSRPVPNIVCDEPSSFANLPGNARQIAINYCHRSREISRRHGFSTDRFNRITGWVQSNPALKQRVQDAMLQLQR, encoded by the coding sequence ATGCTGACTCTAAAGTATTCCGTCCCTGTTTGGGATAAAATTCTCGTTCGCTGCCTGATGATCGGCACCCTCGCCACAACAAGTGTCCTGTCTGGAGTCGTGCCGACGATCTCTAGCCAATCCCCCGGCTTAACCTTTCAAAACGCAGCCCATGCTGTCGATGTTAACCCCCAAGAACTCCTCAACTACGCTAAAGCCCTTTTAGCCATAGAACCCCTACGTCAGTCCACCTACAACGATATCAAGCGTATTTTAGGATCTCGCCCCGTTCCGAACATCGTTTGCGACGAACCCTCAAGTTTTGCCAATCTTCCCGGCAATGCACGACAAATCGCCATCAACTACTGCCATCGTTCCAGAGAAATCTCGCGCAGACACGGGTTCAGCACCGATCGCTTCAACCGGATTACGGGATGGGTACAATCCAATCCGGCATTAAAACAAAGAGTTCAAGATGCCATGCTGCAATTACAACGCTGA
- a CDS encoding LysR family transcriptional regulator yields the protein MEFRHLQTFQAIVQEGSFLRAAQKLQYAQSTITLHIQQLEAELGVKLFSRRGKRTELTVAGRTLQGCVEQLLHRAANLQQTIADLVAGEAGHLRIGSIEPVASVDLPAILVQFCQKYPKVRLTLEVGVTQAIAPRVATGELDLAICSPPHANLNLTFELLFQDPISLLIPKTHQLATLDEIPASLLASERLILTEEHCPYRNVIEKALILQGINPFSGIEVMSLEALKQMVGCGLGIGVMPTGAITSPPKNTIARNISDLDMKLPVGIVVQPGASFPGAVLDSLISDLKMGLKKLTK from the coding sequence ATGGAATTCCGCCACTTGCAAACCTTTCAAGCGATCGTGCAAGAAGGAAGCTTTCTGAGAGCAGCGCAGAAGCTTCAGTACGCACAATCTACAATTACATTGCACATTCAGCAGTTAGAAGCTGAGTTAGGGGTAAAGCTTTTCTCCCGTCGTGGTAAGCGGACAGAATTAACTGTTGCAGGAAGAACCCTTCAAGGGTGTGTCGAGCAACTGCTGCATCGTGCAGCTAACTTGCAGCAAACGATAGCAGATTTGGTTGCTGGCGAAGCGGGACACTTACGAATCGGTTCCATCGAACCCGTGGCGAGCGTTGACTTACCTGCGATTTTGGTGCAATTTTGCCAGAAATATCCTAAAGTCAGATTGACGTTAGAGGTTGGTGTCACTCAAGCGATCGCGCCGCGCGTCGCGACTGGGGAACTTGATTTAGCGATTTGCTCGCCACCCCATGCTAATCTCAACTTAACTTTTGAATTGCTATTTCAAGATCCAATTTCACTACTGATTCCAAAAACCCATCAACTGGCTACATTAGATGAAATTCCGGCATCTTTATTAGCGAGCGAACGTCTGATTCTGACTGAAGAGCATTGTCCGTATCGCAACGTTATAGAGAAAGCTTTGATTCTTCAAGGCATTAATCCCTTCTCAGGTATCGAAGTTATGAGCCTGGAAGCGCTGAAACAAATGGTTGGGTGCGGATTAGGAATCGGTGTCATGCCAACTGGTGCGATTACTTCTCCCCCAAAAAATACGATCGCTCGAAACATTTCAGATTTAGATATGAAATTACCAGTAGGCATTGTTGTTCAACCTGGAGCAAGTTTTCCTGGTGCAGTGTTAGATTCGTTGATTTCAGACTTGAAAATGGGCTTGAAAAAACTTACGAAATAG
- a CDS encoding cupin domain-containing protein, which produces MNAIEWSNGQDSPVQTIFRGISARQLWQGKNDAQAVIVQIEPGARWEGIDFHRDNSEEVLVLAGVFNDGTRNYPAGTFIHHPIGSSHIPQSKTGCTLFVFYPEKTIR; this is translated from the coding sequence ATGAATGCGATTGAATGGTCAAACGGACAAGATAGCCCCGTTCAAACAATTTTTAGAGGGATTAGCGCGCGCCAATTATGGCAAGGGAAGAATGACGCACAGGCTGTTATCGTTCAAATTGAACCGGGCGCTCGATGGGAAGGGATTGACTTTCACCGAGACAACTCCGAGGAAGTATTAGTCCTTGCTGGAGTTTTTAATGATGGCACTCGCAACTATCCAGCAGGTACGTTTATTCATCATCCGATTGGTTCGAGTCATATTCCTCAATCGAAGACAGGTTGCACGCTATTCGTCTTCTACCCGGAAAAGACTATACGCTAG
- a CDS encoding helix-turn-helix transcriptional regulator — MTFGQKLRAQREKLNLTRIQVARACNVVESTIINWETDRHLPKLYPSQMKALCDLLDVTLEELAIWMKGD, encoded by the coding sequence ATGACATTTGGGCAAAAACTGAGGGCGCAACGAGAGAAATTGAATTTAACGCGAATACAGGTAGCGAGGGCGTGTAACGTTGTCGAGTCCACAATTATTAATTGGGAAACAGATCGACACCTTCCCAAACTTTATCCTTCCCAAATGAAAGCACTGTGCGATTTGCTGGATGTAACCCTTGAAGAATTAGCGATTTGGATGAAGGGGGATTAA
- a CDS encoding GumC family protein encodes MVSSSNSQPSMPNGNDNLQPPKLPPNVPSFPQSKEETLNLHQLLSIARRRWLLLATVTLAVSSLVGARVLREPPRYQSSFRLLIEPIAGDERFDQFSQRLAGQLGVRLDYDTQIQVLLSPVQLNPIIQKIRTENPGIDLDYGSLVSNLSVTRIESTKILEINYADSDNEKVKLVLDHLSAGFIQYSKNEQKTGNQKGLTFVEEQLPTLQKRVDVLQAAVQKFRQQHNLMDPEIQGQKISERLLALRQDRQTTQAQLSEAESLHATLEQQLQLELDKAMTVAALSEAPRYQALLNELQKLETEIALESARFTGNSPNIEALRARKENLLPLLREEASAVLGTSNVNAETEEMGASPNPIRLQLTQKLIEATNQKQILAVRDSALALAEQQTGRKLKEFAALARQYTDLQRQLEVATESLNRFLTVQEDLQIEAAQRTMSWELISAPNKPYFPISPNIPRGLLIAAVAGALAGVGAALLAEKLDVRLHSADNIKESTGLPILGTIPLRKDVKERRGSEPAAPLLPMTRRYRASPFLEAFRSLHANLSFISPDRPLKAIAISSSIPLEGKSTTSVHLAQAVAAMGQKVLLVDADLRRPQIHAMLDLPNVWGLSHVISMDIEVDDIVQRSPADDNFHVLTAGQIPPDPTRLLSSQKMRNLIVKLRESYDLVIFDTPPLLGLADGKFLSAHVDGMLIVARVGRTDRTLLKQVLEGLKVSQCSVLGIVANGTNEFSSTSYSYYHRYFSSEDDEQSAYEASVKQSR; translated from the coding sequence ATGGTTTCAAGCTCAAATTCCCAACCTTCAATGCCAAACGGCAACGACAACCTGCAACCGCCCAAGTTGCCCCCAAACGTGCCGAGTTTTCCCCAATCAAAGGAAGAAACGCTGAATCTTCATCAGCTCCTATCGATTGCTCGTCGTCGATGGCTATTGCTTGCCACAGTGACCCTGGCGGTTAGTTCTCTCGTGGGCGCGCGCGTGCTGCGAGAACCTCCCCGCTACCAAAGTAGTTTTCGGTTGCTCATCGAACCCATTGCAGGAGACGAACGATTCGACCAATTCAGTCAGCGCCTCGCCGGACAACTCGGCGTGCGTCTCGATTACGATACCCAAATCCAAGTTCTCCTCAGCCCCGTACAACTCAACCCCATTATCCAGAAAATTCGCACCGAAAACCCCGGAATCGATCTCGACTACGGTTCTTTGGTTAGCAATCTCAGTGTCACCCGCATTGAATCGACAAAAATTCTAGAAATCAACTACGCCGACTCCGATAACGAAAAGGTAAAGTTAGTCTTAGACCACCTCTCAGCAGGATTCATTCAGTACTCCAAAAACGAGCAAAAAACTGGAAATCAAAAAGGTCTGACCTTCGTTGAAGAACAACTTCCCACCCTACAAAAGCGCGTCGATGTCCTTCAGGCTGCGGTGCAAAAATTCCGGCAACAGCACAACCTAATGGACCCCGAAATTCAAGGGCAAAAAATTTCCGAACGACTTCTCGCCTTAAGGCAAGATCGACAAACCACCCAAGCACAACTCAGCGAAGCAGAATCCCTTCACGCAACCCTAGAGCAGCAATTGCAATTAGAGCTAGACAAAGCAATGACCGTCGCCGCCCTCAGCGAAGCGCCGCGCTACCAAGCCCTACTCAACGAATTGCAAAAACTGGAAACGGAAATTGCCCTAGAATCCGCTCGCTTCACGGGAAATAGCCCCAATATCGAAGCCCTGCGCGCTCGGAAAGAGAATTTATTGCCCTTATTGCGGGAAGAAGCATCTGCCGTTTTAGGCACGTCAAATGTCAACGCCGAAACCGAAGAAATGGGAGCCTCCCCCAATCCCATTCGCCTGCAACTGACCCAGAAACTCATTGAAGCCACAAATCAAAAACAAATCCTCGCCGTGCGCGATTCCGCCCTCGCTCTAGCAGAACAACAAACCGGGCGAAAACTCAAGGAATTTGCCGCCCTTGCCCGTCAATATACCGATTTGCAGCGACAGCTTGAGGTTGCAACAGAAAGCTTAAATCGGTTCTTAACGGTTCAGGAAGACTTGCAAATCGAGGCAGCACAGCGAACCATGTCCTGGGAACTCATCTCAGCGCCCAACAAGCCCTACTTTCCCATTTCTCCCAACATACCTAGGGGATTGCTCATTGCCGCCGTTGCTGGGGCTTTAGCAGGGGTTGGCGCGGCGTTGCTCGCAGAAAAATTAGACGTTCGACTGCACTCAGCAGACAATATCAAAGAGAGTACAGGTTTGCCCATTTTGGGAACCATCCCCTTAAGAAAAGACGTGAAAGAACGGCGAGGAAGCGAACCCGCAGCCCCCTTACTCCCCATGACCCGCCGCTATCGCGCTTCTCCCTTCTTAGAAGCCTTCCGCTCCCTTCACGCCAACTTGTCATTTATCAGTCCGGACCGACCCTTAAAAGCGATCGCGATTAGCTCGTCAATCCCCCTCGAAGGGAAGTCCACAACATCGGTTCATTTGGCACAAGCCGTGGCAGCAATGGGTCAGAAAGTCCTGTTGGTGGATGCAGATTTGCGCCGCCCTCAAATTCACGCCATGCTCGATTTGCCCAACGTTTGGGGACTCTCTCACGTCATTTCGATGGATATTGAGGTGGACGATATTGTGCAGCGCTCCCCCGCAGACGATAACTTTCATGTTCTGACCGCCGGTCAAATTCCCCCCGACCCCACGCGCCTGCTCTCCTCCCAAAAAATGCGGAACTTAATTGTTAAATTAAGAGAATCCTACGATCTCGTGATTTTTGATACCCCTCCTCTTTTGGGTTTAGCCGATGGGAAATTTTTATCCGCTCATGTGGATGGAATGCTGATCGTAGCGAGAGTTGGGCGAACCGATCGCACGCTTCTCAAACAGGTTCTAGAGGGATTAAAAGTATCTCAATGCTCTGTGTTGGGCATCGTAGCCAACGGAACGAACGAATTTAGCTCGACTTCTTATAGTTATTATCATCGTTACTTTTCTTCTGAGGATGACGAACAATCTGCCTATGAAGCCTCGGTCAAACAATCGCGCTAA